In the Acidimicrobiales bacterium genome, one interval contains:
- a CDS encoding helix-turn-helix domain-containing protein, with the protein MTELEKGPRGLRRGRGARERILSASQQLFRDQGINRTGIDQICAVAEVSKHTLYQHFTGKDELIAECLRRFDPDVLPE; encoded by the coding sequence ATGACAGAGTTGGAGAAGGGGCCGCGAGGACTGCGCCGTGGCAGGGGCGCGCGAGAGCGCATCCTCAGCGCTTCACAACAGCTGTTCCGCGATCAGGGCATCAACCGCACCGGCATCGACCAGATCTGCGCGGTGGCCGAGGTGTCCAAGCACACGCTGTACCAGCACTTCACCGGTAAGGACGAGCTGATCGCCGAATGCCTACGCCGATTCGATCCCGACGTCCTGCCTGAAG